In Miniphocaeibacter halophilus, the following proteins share a genomic window:
- a CDS encoding ABC transporter ATP-binding protein produces the protein MIEVRKVNKTYITGEEKLHVLKDVSFEVHEGEFVGIMGESGSGKSTLMNIIGFMDNKYEGEYLFDGKLTKNENDDKLSHIRNRAVGFVFQNFNLIDNYTVRENVELPLLYAGLTPRKTKKIVLEALESVGIPEKIDKYPTQLSGGQKQRVAIARAIVHNPKFILADEPTGALDSATSREIMEIFKKLNIENKTTVVMVTHDRSLASYCSKVLFMVDGNLEERFDL, from the coding sequence ATGATAGAGGTAAGGAAGGTTAACAAAACATATATTACCGGAGAGGAAAAACTACATGTGTTAAAAGATGTATCCTTTGAAGTACATGAAGGTGAATTTGTTGGAATTATGGGTGAATCAGGCTCGGGAAAATCAACCTTAATGAATATAATAGGATTTATGGACAATAAATATGAAGGAGAATATCTTTTTGATGGAAAATTAACAAAAAATGAAAATGATGATAAACTTTCCCATATAAGAAATAGAGCTGTCGGGTTTGTATTTCAAAATTTTAATTTAATAGATAATTATACAGTTAGGGAGAATGTTGAATTACCATTATTATATGCAGGATTAACTCCTAGAAAAACAAAAAAAATTGTTTTAGAAGCATTGGAATCTGTAGGAATACCTGAAAAAATAGATAAATATCCTACACAACTTTCAGGCGGTCAGAAACAAAGGGTAGCAATTGCTAGGGCAATAGTCCATAATCCTAAATTTATCCTTGCAGACGAACCAACAGGCGCTTTGGATTCAGCAACATCAAGAGAGATTATGGAAATATTTAAAAAACTAAATATAGAAAATAAAACAACTGTAGTTATGGTAACTCACGATAGAAGTTTAGCTTCCTACTGTTCAAAAGTTCTTTTTATGGTTGATGGAAATTTAGAAGAAAGGTTTGATTTGTAA